A window of the Oscillospiraceae bacterium NTUH-002-81 genome harbors these coding sequences:
- the cls gene encoding cardiolipin synthase, producing MKQDTLEGKAKTKNGVKRLCFSIVCILLEVVFIITIVTRLNEYAEIINLFTRILSGILVLGLYASDKTSSMKMPWVILILIFPIMGVGLYLLIGLNGGTHKMRERYAEIDSKLLPMLSDNQECLNRINETIPKAGNIASYIQRNSQYPIYQNTDIVYFDEAVKGLEAQLKDLEKAQKFIFMEYHAIEDAEAWHKIQDVLEERVKAGVEVRVFYDDMGSIGFINTDFVKKMEAIGIHCRVFNPFMPGLNLFLNNRDHRKITVIDGKVGFTGGYNLANEYFNYTHPYGQWKDTGIRLEGDAVQSLTVTFLEMWNAVSEKATNDTDFSKYIIHYDYKAQQTGFVQPYADSPMDNEQVGEEVYISMINKAEKYCWFMTPYLIITDEMTHALCLAAKRGVDVRIITPGIPDKKFIYNVTRSFYHGLVKHGVRVYEWTPGFCHAKMSVADDCMATCGTINLDYRSLYHHFENGCFMADCQAVVEIKNDLIRTMGECRDVTDQYQTGRSAYLRLGQLFMRLFAGLL from the coding sequence ATGAAACAAGATACTTTAGAAGGAAAAGCGAAAACAAAAAACGGAGTAAAACGATTGTGTTTTTCCATAGTCTGCATTCTTCTAGAAGTAGTTTTTATTATTACTATTGTAACACGCTTAAATGAATATGCAGAAATCATAAATCTATTTACAAGGATTTTAAGTGGAATTTTAGTTTTGGGATTGTATGCATCAGATAAGACATCTTCCATGAAAATGCCTTGGGTTATATTAATTTTAATTTTCCCAATTATGGGTGTAGGCCTATATTTATTGATTGGTTTGAATGGCGGCACACATAAAATGCGTGAGCGATATGCAGAAATTGATAGCAAATTGTTACCAATGCTTTCCGATAATCAGGAGTGCTTAAACAGAATAAACGAAACGATTCCGAAGGCAGGAAATATTGCAAGTTATATACAAAGAAATTCGCAGTATCCAATCTATCAGAATACGGATATTGTGTATTTTGATGAAGCAGTGAAAGGATTAGAGGCACAGCTTAAGGATTTGGAGAAAGCACAAAAGTTTATCTTTATGGAATATCATGCGATAGAAGACGCTGAAGCATGGCATAAGATTCAAGATGTTCTGGAAGAGCGAGTAAAAGCAGGTGTGGAAGTTAGAGTATTCTACGATGATATGGGTTCTATAGGCTTTATTAACACAGATTTTGTGAAAAAAATGGAGGCAATAGGAATTCATTGCCGTGTATTCAATCCGTTTATGCCAGGTTTAAATCTGTTTTTGAACAATCGTGATCATAGAAAAATAACAGTTATTGATGGAAAAGTCGGATTTACAGGTGGATATAATCTAGCAAACGAATATTTTAATTACACACACCCGTATGGACAGTGGAAAGATACAGGTATTCGTTTAGAAGGAGATGCTGTTCAGTCGCTTACAGTGACATTTTTAGAAATGTGGAATGCTGTTAGTGAAAAAGCTACGAATGATACTGATTTTAGTAAATACATTATTCATTACGATTATAAAGCACAGCAAACAGGTTTTGTTCAGCCTTATGCAGACAGTCCTATGGATAATGAGCAGGTCGGAGAAGAAGTTTATATCAGTATGATAAATAAAGCTGAAAAATATTGTTGGTTTATGACTCCATATCTAATCATAACAGATGAAATGACGCATGCGTTATGTCTGGCTGCTAAGCGAGGGGTAGACGTAAGAATTATCACACCTGGTATCCCTGATAAAAAATTCATTTATAATGTAACTCGTTCTTTTTATCATGGATTAGTTAAACATGGTGTTCGTGTTTATGAGTGGACCCCTGGTTTCTGTCATGCAAAAATGAGTGTGGCAGATGACTGTATGGCAACTTGTGGAACAATTAATTTGGATTATCGAAGTTTATATCACCATTTTGAAAACGGCTGTTTTATGGCAGATTGTCAGGCAGTTGTGGAAATAAAAAATGATCTGATAAGAACGATGGGAGAATGTCGTGATGTGACAGACCAATATCAAACCGGACGAAGTGCATATTTGCGACTGGGACAATTATTTATGAGATTATTTGCTGGATTGCTATAA
- a CDS encoding MmcQ/YjbR family DNA-binding protein produces MTRQELFIWIRQQYGTEPEYPWHDWNAVLRHNDNNKWYGVVLEVSADKLGLPEAGIVDVLNVKSDPLLIGSLRGQDGYFPAYHMNKEKWLSIQLGKPELDDAIKDLLSLSYELTAPKKRKPKSSAKNPGDSANGKENDRKGKQWLLTYTGSPKKMNKHYRERFHADNEIHSLPDQVCKGIKTFVTTVCHKDGIITILMKTIRSVQ; encoded by the coding sequence ATGACACGACAAGAATTATTTATATGGATACGCCAGCAGTACGGCACAGAGCCGGAATACCCCTGGCATGACTGGAATGCGGTGTTGCGGCACAATGACAATAATAAATGGTATGGTGTAGTTCTGGAAGTATCTGCTGATAAGTTGGGACTGCCGGAAGCAGGCATCGTTGATGTCCTTAATGTGAAAAGTGATCCGCTGCTGATCGGCTCTCTTCGTGGGCAGGACGGCTATTTTCCGGCCTATCACATGAACAAGGAAAAATGGCTCAGTATTCAGCTTGGCAAACCAGAACTGGATGATGCCATCAAAGACCTGCTTTCTTTGAGCTATGAGCTGACGGCACCGAAGAAGCGCAAACCAAAGTCATCAGCAAAAAATCCAGGAGATTCCGCAAATGGCAAAGAAAATGACAGAAAGGGCAAGCAGTGGCTGCTCACCTATACCGGCTCGCCGAAAAAGATGAACAAGCATTACCGGGAACGCTTTCATGCGGATAACGAAATACATTCCCTTCCGGATCAGGTGTGCAAAGGTATTAAAACTTTCGTAACCACGGTCTGCCATAAGGATGGTATTATTACAATACTTATGAAAACCATCAGATCAGTGCAGTAG
- the bsh gene encoding choloylglycine hydrolase, giving the protein MCTAATYKTKDFYMGRTLDYEFSYGEQITITPRNYEFDFRFAGKIKSHYALIGMAFVAEGYPLYYDAVNEKGLGMAGLNFVGNAAYEEALPEDETEVSQVAQFEFIPWILTQCATVAEAREKLAAMRLTGTAFSEQLPTAQLHWIIADKDSCIVVESMKDGLHVYDNPVGVLTNNPPFPSQMFALNNYAGVSRKQPESTFAGVLQLDAYSRGMGGMGIPGDLSSQSRFVKVAFTKLNSISGEEEDESVSQFFHILGSVDQQRGCCEVTEGKYEITIYTSCCNTAKGIYYYTTYDNHQITAVDMHAENLDSDQLICYPLLSKGEVRWQNK; this is encoded by the coding sequence ATGTGTACAGCAGCAACTTACAAAACAAAAGATTTTTATATGGGCAGAACGCTTGATTATGAATTTTCCTATGGGGAACAGATCACGATAACGCCAAGAAATTACGAATTTGATTTCCGGTTTGCCGGGAAGATAAAAAGCCATTATGCTTTGATCGGAATGGCATTTGTTGCAGAAGGTTATCCGCTTTATTATGATGCTGTTAATGAAAAAGGCCTTGGAATGGCAGGTCTTAATTTTGTCGGCAATGCGGCATATGAAGAGGCTTTGCCGGAAGATGAAACAGAAGTCAGCCAGGTGGCACAGTTCGAGTTCATCCCATGGATCCTTACACAGTGTGCTACTGTAGCAGAGGCGAGAGAGAAGCTGGCAGCAATGAGACTGACAGGTACAGCATTCAGTGAACAGCTGCCGACAGCACAGCTTCACTGGATCATTGCAGACAAAGACTCCTGTATCGTTGTTGAGTCTATGAAAGATGGGCTGCATGTATATGATAATCCGGTAGGAGTGCTTACCAATAATCCACCATTCCCGAGTCAGATGTTTGCACTGAATAATTATGCCGGAGTATCCAGAAAACAGCCGGAGAGTACTTTTGCAGGAGTATTACAGCTTGATGCATATAGCAGAGGAATGGGTGGAATGGGAATACCTGGAGATCTTTCCAGCCAGTCAAGATTTGTGAAAGTTGCCTTTACAAAATTAAATTCGATCTCCGGTGAAGAAGAGGATGAGAGTGTAAGTCAGTTCTTCCATATCTTAGGATCCGTAGATCAGCAGCGTGGATGCTGTGAGGTGACAGAAGGCAAATATGAGATCACGATATACACGTCCTGTTGTAATACAGCAAAAGGTATTTACTATTATACGACTTATGATAATCATCAGATCACAGCGGTTGACATGCATGCGGAAAATCTGGATTCAGATCAGCTGATCTGTTATCCGCTTCTGTCCAAGGGCGAAGTCAGATGGCAGAATAAATAA
- a CDS encoding type I restriction endonuclease subunit R, producing MANFNEHSLEMSIMELFQDEGYIYLNGEQIHRERSEVLLIDDLRKYLLNRYATEGLTPSEADSIILRLRSISGTIYEANKAVCKMICDGFIFNREDHTKKDLYIELIDFDEPEKNVFKIVNQFEIEGINNQLRIPDGIVFINGIPVVVLEFKSAVKENTTIMDAYTQLTVRYRRDIPELFKYNAFIVISDGANNKYGSFFSPYDFFYAWRKIEADDKELDGINSLVTMVSGLFRKERLLAVIKDFVYFPDSSDKDLKIVCRYPQYFAAVKLFENIKAHLRPEGDGKGGTYFGATGCGKSYTMLFLTRMLMKSTFFHSPTILIITDRTDLDDQLSKQFVASKKYIGDETVVSIDSREKLRQELQGRTSGGVYMTTIQKFTEDLELLTDRANVICISDEAHRSQINLDQKVKVTAEGVERTYGFAKYLHDSLPNATYVGFTGTPVDGTIEVFGPVVDAYTMTEAVKDGITVNLVYDGRAARVTLDQAKVREIEDYYDRCAVEGANEHQIEESQKAVAHIDAIIGDPDRLHAVAEDFINHYETRVAEGATVAGKAMFVCSNRKIAYAFYQIIVGMRPEWAEKKVCPDGVQLTEKEKKELKPIEKIKLIMTRNKDDEPELYEMLGTKDDRKEFDRQFKNVKSNFKIAIVVDMWLTGFDVPALDTIYIDKPIQQHTLIQTISRVNRVYTGKDKGLIVDYIGIKKNMNLALKKYTNFETDEFEGVEQSVTIVKDQLDVLAQMFRNFNSTDYFNGSPKEQLACLNRAVEYVQLTEDLETRFMAAVKRMKQAFNLCSSSDAISDREKDYLHFYCAVRSILFKLTKGDAPDISQMNARVRELLEGAIQSDGIEELFETGKHISVDIFSDEYLDKINAIQLPNTKIKVLQRLLSQAIDEYKKVNRIMGMEFSDRLKRVVDEYNNRRRDEAFANEVLDDVAEQLAKLLEELKKEKDSFKGMGIDYEEKAFYDILKAVAKKYEFEYPDDKMIELSKRIKVIVDDKAKYTDWSTRDDIKANLQVDLILLLDEFDYPPVTIDDVYKEVLEQAENFKKYSE from the coding sequence ATGGCGAACTTCAATGAGCATTCTCTTGAAATGTCCATTATGGAGTTGTTTCAGGATGAAGGATATATCTATTTGAATGGTGAGCAGATTCATCGTGAACGCTCTGAGGTTCTGCTTATCGACGATCTGCGGAAGTACCTCTTGAATAGGTATGCCACAGAAGGGCTTACCCCAAGTGAAGCTGATAGCATCATCCTTCGCCTGAGGTCTATTTCCGGCACGATCTACGAGGCAAACAAAGCTGTCTGCAAAATGATTTGTGACGGCTTCATCTTCAACCGCGAGGATCACACAAAGAAGGACCTTTATATTGAGCTGATCGACTTCGATGAGCCGGAGAAAAACGTGTTCAAGATCGTCAATCAATTTGAAATTGAAGGCATCAACAACCAGCTACGCATACCTGACGGGATTGTCTTCATCAATGGTATTCCTGTTGTTGTGCTTGAGTTCAAGAGCGCAGTCAAAGAAAATACAACGATCATGGACGCCTATACTCAGCTCACCGTGCGTTATCGCCGTGATATTCCTGAACTATTCAAGTATAATGCCTTCATCGTCATAAGCGATGGTGCAAATAATAAATACGGTTCCTTCTTTTCTCCGTATGACTTTTTCTATGCGTGGAGAAAGATTGAGGCTGACGATAAGGAATTGGATGGCATCAATTCCCTTGTAACTATGGTGAGTGGACTATTCCGCAAAGAACGGCTCTTGGCGGTTATCAAGGATTTTGTCTATTTCCCTGATAGCTCAGATAAAGATCTTAAGATTGTTTGCCGATATCCTCAGTATTTTGCTGCGGTCAAGCTGTTTGAGAATATCAAGGCGCATCTCAGACCGGAAGGCGACGGCAAGGGCGGCACTTACTTTGGTGCGACAGGCTGCGGAAAAAGCTACACCATGCTCTTCCTCACCAGAATGCTTATGAAGAGTACCTTCTTCCATAGCCCTACAATCCTGATTATTACCGACCGAACTGATTTGGATGACCAGCTTTCAAAACAGTTTGTAGCATCCAAAAAGTACATTGGTGACGAAACCGTTGTGAGCATTGATTCCCGCGAAAAACTGCGTCAGGAACTTCAAGGCAGAACAAGCGGCGGTGTGTACATGACCACTATCCAGAAGTTCACCGAGGACTTGGAGCTTCTGACCGATAGAGCAAATGTGATCTGCATATCCGATGAGGCGCACCGTAGTCAGATAAACCTCGATCAAAAAGTCAAGGTCACTGCTGAAGGTGTAGAGCGAACCTATGGGTTTGCGAAATACCTACATGACTCTCTACCTAATGCAACCTATGTCGGTTTCACCGGTACGCCCGTGGATGGTACGATTGAAGTCTTCGGTCCAGTTGTCGATGCCTACACAATGACAGAGGCGGTCAAAGACGGTATCACAGTCAACCTTGTCTACGACGGACGCGCTGCACGGGTTACTCTTGATCAGGCAAAGGTTCGGGAAATTGAAGATTATTATGACCGTTGTGCTGTTGAAGGTGCAAATGAGCATCAGATTGAGGAAAGCCAGAAGGCGGTTGCTCATATTGATGCGATCATCGGTGATCCTGACCGACTTCATGCAGTTGCGGAGGACTTCATTAACCACTATGAGACCCGCGTTGCCGAAGGAGCTACGGTCGCAGGAAAAGCAATGTTTGTCTGCTCTAATCGCAAGATTGCATACGCTTTTTATCAGATTATAGTTGGAATGAGACCGGAATGGGCAGAGAAAAAGGTTTGCCCTGACGGGGTTCAACTGACGGAAAAAGAGAAAAAGGAACTCAAGCCCATCGAGAAGATCAAGCTCATCATGACGCGAAATAAAGATGACGAGCCAGAGCTTTATGAAATGCTGGGAACGAAGGATGATCGCAAGGAGTTTGACCGCCAGTTTAAGAACGTTAAATCCAACTTCAAAATTGCAATTGTCGTTGATATGTGGCTGACTGGCTTTGATGTACCGGCACTTGACACAATTTACATCGACAAGCCAATCCAGCAGCATACCCTTATTCAGACAATTTCCCGTGTCAACCGTGTCTATACCGGAAAGGACAAGGGCTTGATTGTGGACTATATCGGTATCAAGAAAAACATGAATCTCGCCCTCAAGAAGTACACCAACTTTGAAACCGATGAGTTTGAAGGTGTCGAACAGTCTGTCACGATTGTCAAAGACCAGCTTGATGTTTTGGCACAGATGTTCCGCAACTTCAATAGTACGGATTACTTCAACGGATCACCGAAAGAGCAGCTTGCTTGCCTCAACCGTGCTGTTGAGTATGTCCAGCTTACGGAAGATTTGGAAACTCGCTTTATGGCTGCTGTCAAGCGTATGAAGCAAGCGTTCAATCTATGCAGTTCCAGCGATGCAATTTCCGATAGAGAGAAGGACTATCTGCACTTCTATTGTGCTGTGCGTTCTATTCTTTTCAAACTCACTAAGGGTGATGCCCCCGACATTTCACAAATGAATGCCCGCGTCCGTGAACTTCTTGAGGGGGCAATTCAATCTGATGGTATAGAGGAGCTGTTTGAAACCGGAAAGCATATCTCAGTTGATATTTTCAGCGATGAGTATCTGGATAAGATCAATGCAATCCAGCTTCCAAACACGAAAATTAAGGTATTGCAGAGGCTTCTTTCTCAAGCGATTGATGAGTATAAAAAAGTCAACCGCATTATGGGCATGGAGTTCTCGGACCGCCTCAAGCGGGTTGTTGATGAGTACAATAATCGCCGTCGTGATGAAGCTTTCGCTAACGAAGTCCTTGACGATGTGGCAGAGCAGCTTGCGAAGCTCCTTGAAGAACTTAAAAAGGAAAAAGATTCCTTCAAGGGCATGGGAATTGACTATGAAGAAAAAGCATTCTATGACATCCTCAAGGCGGTTGCTAAGAAGTACGAGTTCGAGTACCCGGACGATAAGATGATCGAATTGTCGAAAAGGATTAAGGTCATTGTCGATGATAAAGCTAAGTACACTGACTGGTCTACCCGTGATGATATTAAGGCAAATTTGCAAGTTGACCTGATTTTGCTTCTGGATGAGTTTGATTATCCTCCGGTAACCATTGATGATGTTTACAAAGAGGTTTTGGAACAAGCAGAGAATTTCAAGAAGTATTCGGAATAA
- a CDS encoding GTP pyrophosphokinase family protein, which yields MTKDEVKKLRMDSPESLQFLNNATKFYNLMMMYRCAIREIQTKLEVLDDEFSVENNRNPISFIKTRIKKPNSIYNKLQKMGYEFTTENIQTYLNDVAGVRIVCAFIDDIYMISDLITQQDDIKVIEIKDYIKNPKSNGYRSYHMIVEIPVFFAKGKTPMRVELQIRTNGMDFWATLEHQLRYKKGIEEMPGYDEISEELLHSAKAIIEADNEMQRIKDKIGMFHEI from the coding sequence ATGACAAAAGATGAAGTAAAAAAACTCAGGATGGACAGTCCGGAATCACTACAGTTTTTAAATAATGCTACAAAATTTTATAATTTAATGATGATGTATCGTTGTGCTATTCGGGAGATACAAACTAAACTTGAGGTTTTGGATGATGAATTTTCAGTTGAGAACAATCGAAATCCTATTTCTTTTATAAAAACAAGAATTAAGAAGCCCAATAGTATTTACAATAAACTGCAGAAGATGGGATATGAATTTACAACAGAAAATATACAGACATATCTCAATGATGTAGCAGGCGTTCGAATAGTTTGTGCGTTTATTGACGATATTTATATGATATCAGATTTGATTACCCAACAGGATGATATTAAAGTTATTGAAATAAAAGATTATATAAAAAATCCAAAATCGAATGGTTATCGAAGCTATCATATGATTGTTGAAATACCAGTATTTTTTGCTAAGGGTAAAACACCTATGCGTGTAGAATTACAGATTCGAACCAATGGTATGGATTTCTGGGCAACATTGGAACATCAACTTCGCTATAAAAAAGGAATTGAAGAAATGCCTGGCTATGATGAGATAAGTGAAGAATTACTTCATTCTGCAAAAGCTATCATTGAAGCAGATAATGAAATGCAGAGAATAAAAGACAAAATTGGTATGTTCCACGAAATTTAA
- a CDS encoding HAMP domain-containing sensor histidine kinase — translation MEQKKEKGLRIRSCLTGAIWLALVFSTVISALLFAFLNHFFNLPGSIPVLGWLLIFNTLIAGLITSFINAKLLEPITRLSKAMKEVSRGDFEQHLETNSRIAEVGESYQSFNVMTKELRATEVLQMDFVSDVSHEFKTPINAIEGYTMLLQGEELSPDQEEYVEKILFNTQRLSGLVGNILLLSKLENQNIPMKKTEYRLDEQIRQAVLSLETKWTEKEIGFQVELEEVKYTANEGLFMHIWINLLDNAIKFSPSKGTITMFLKQEQDSVKFILEDEGPGIEDDVKSRIFDKFYQVDGSHKAEGNGLGLALVKRIVDSAGGTIKAENREYGGCRFVIELPKQKDEII, via the coding sequence ATGGAACAAAAGAAAGAAAAAGGATTGCGGATTCGATCCTGTCTGACTGGTGCAATCTGGCTGGCACTTGTATTTTCAACAGTCATATCTGCTTTATTATTTGCTTTTTTGAATCATTTTTTTAATCTGCCGGGCAGCATACCTGTGCTTGGCTGGCTTTTGATTTTCAATACATTGATTGCAGGGCTGATCACTTCCTTTATTAATGCAAAGTTACTAGAACCAATTACAAGACTTAGTAAAGCAATGAAGGAAGTTTCTCGGGGAGATTTTGAACAGCATTTGGAAACGAATAGCCGTATAGCAGAAGTTGGAGAATCTTATCAAAGTTTTAACGTTATGACAAAAGAACTTCGTGCAACAGAGGTGCTGCAGATGGATTTTGTATCTGATGTTTCTCATGAGTTTAAGACCCCGATTAATGCCATTGAAGGATATACAATGCTGCTTCAGGGAGAAGAACTGTCTCCGGATCAAGAGGAATATGTAGAAAAAATCTTATTTAACACCCAAAGACTTTCCGGATTGGTTGGTAATATTTTGCTGTTATCCAAGTTAGAGAATCAGAATATACCAATGAAAAAAACAGAATATCGTCTGGATGAACAGATCCGCCAGGCAGTTCTTTCATTGGAAACAAAATGGACAGAAAAAGAAATTGGTTTTCAGGTAGAATTGGAGGAAGTTAAATATACTGCGAATGAAGGACTTTTTATGCATATCTGGATAAATCTTTTAGATAATGCGATTAAGTTCAGCCCTTCAAAGGGGACAATTACGATGTTTCTGAAACAAGAACAGGATTCTGTTAAGTTCATTCTGGAAGATGAAGGACCAGGAATAGAGGATGATGTAAAATCCAGAATATTTGACAAGTTCTATCAGGTAGATGGATCTCATAAAGCAGAAGGAAATGGCCTAGGTCTTGCACTTGTAAAACGGATTGTAGATAGTGCCGGAGGAACAATCAAAGCAGAAAACCGTGAATATGGTGGATGCAGATTTGTTATAGAGCTGCCAAAGCAGAAAGATGAGATTATCTAG
- a CDS encoding response regulator transcription factor, whose amino-acid sequence MGKVSVLIRRKENVFQILIVEDDKELSQLFQKVLEKNGYQVKSASDGAQALDVLVKEYIDLIISDIMMPVMDGYELVSELRSAGYQIPVLMITAKGSFDDMRQGFLSGSDDYMVKPVNVNEMVLRVGALLRRAQILNEHKIVIGSTEFDYDAMTVTTDKESLVLPKKEFLLLYKLAASPGRIFTKQQLMDEVWGYETEADPHTIEVHIGRIRERLKDNPDFEIVTMRGIGYKVVKK is encoded by the coding sequence ATGGGCAAGGTATCTGTTTTAATAAGGAGGAAGGAAAACGTGTTTCAAATATTGATTGTAGAAGATGATAAAGAATTAAGCCAGCTATTCCAAAAAGTGCTTGAGAAGAATGGATATCAAGTCAAAAGTGCATCGGATGGAGCACAGGCATTAGACGTATTGGTTAAGGAATATATTGATCTGATCATTTCTGATATTATGATGCCGGTTATGGATGGTTATGAACTGGTGTCGGAACTCCGTTCAGCAGGATATCAGATACCTGTACTTATGATCACTGCGAAAGGTTCCTTTGATGATATGCGCCAGGGATTTCTTTCGGGAAGTGACGATTATATGGTAAAACCGGTAAATGTGAATGAAATGGTTTTAAGAGTCGGAGCACTGCTTCGCCGTGCACAGATACTGAATGAACACAAAATTGTGATCGGTTCAACAGAGTTTGATTATGATGCAATGACGGTTACAACTGATAAGGAAAGTCTTGTTTTGCCTAAAAAAGAATTCCTGCTTTTATATAAGCTTGCAGCTTCGCCAGGCAGAATATTTACAAAACAACAGTTGATGGATGAAGTATGGGGATACGAGACGGAGGCAGACCCACATACGATAGAGGTACATATAGGAAGAATCAGGGAGCGTTTGAAAGATAACCCTGATTTTGAAATCGTAACAATGCGTGGAATTGGATACAAGGTGGTGAAAAAATAA